In the Kribbella sp. NBC_00482 genome, one interval contains:
- the hutH gene encoding histidine ammonia-lyase: MEHTVDVGVGPLTPAQVVAVARYGAQVRIDDQALEEIAKSRAAIEALAHADTPHYGVSTGFGALATRHIAPDLRAQLQRSLIRSHAAGSGPEVETEVVRALALLRLSTLATGRTGVKVETAQAYAGLLNAHLTPVVHEYGSLGCSGDLAPLSHVALAILGEGKVRDADGNLLDAGEALQKHGLAPIVLAEKEGLALINGTDGMLGMLLLALADLDRLFKSADLAAAMSVEAQLGTDRVFAEDLQALRPHPGQAASAANLRAILKDSAIVASHRGPDCNRVQDAYSLRCSPQVHGAARDTAAHAASVAGHELAAAIDNPVVLPDGRVESNGNFHGAPIGYVLDFLAIAVADLASISERRTDRFLDVARNHGLNAFLADDPGVDSGHMIAQYTQAAIVSELKRLAVPASVDSIPSSAMQEDHVSMGWSAARKLRKSVDGLQRVLAIEILTAARALDLRAPLTPAPATAAVVAALREYVEGPGTDRHLAPELEHSVQLVANSTYLTAAEAVTGPLS, encoded by the coding sequence GTGGAACACACAGTGGATGTCGGCGTCGGACCGCTGACCCCGGCCCAGGTGGTCGCGGTCGCGCGGTACGGCGCACAGGTACGGATCGACGACCAGGCCCTCGAGGAGATCGCGAAGTCGCGCGCCGCGATCGAGGCGCTGGCCCACGCGGACACCCCGCACTACGGGGTCTCGACCGGGTTCGGCGCGCTCGCCACGCGGCACATCGCACCGGACCTCCGGGCGCAGCTGCAACGCAGCCTGATCCGCTCGCACGCGGCCGGCTCCGGACCCGAGGTGGAGACCGAGGTCGTCCGGGCGCTGGCCCTGCTCCGGCTCTCGACCCTCGCCACCGGACGCACCGGTGTGAAGGTCGAGACGGCCCAGGCGTACGCCGGTCTGCTCAATGCGCACCTGACGCCGGTGGTCCACGAGTACGGCAGCCTCGGATGCTCCGGCGACCTCGCACCGCTGTCCCATGTCGCGCTCGCGATCCTGGGCGAAGGCAAGGTCCGCGATGCCGACGGCAACCTTCTCGACGCCGGCGAAGCCCTCCAGAAGCACGGCCTCGCACCGATCGTCCTGGCCGAGAAGGAAGGCCTCGCGTTGATCAACGGGACCGACGGCATGCTCGGCATGCTGCTCCTCGCGCTCGCTGACCTCGACCGGCTGTTCAAGTCCGCCGACCTCGCCGCGGCGATGAGCGTCGAGGCCCAGCTCGGGACCGACCGGGTGTTCGCCGAGGACCTACAGGCGCTTCGTCCGCACCCCGGCCAGGCCGCGTCCGCCGCCAACCTTCGCGCCATCCTCAAGGACAGCGCGATCGTCGCCAGCCACCGCGGTCCGGACTGTAACCGGGTCCAGGACGCGTACTCCCTCAGATGTTCGCCCCAGGTCCACGGTGCCGCCCGCGACACCGCCGCGCACGCCGCGAGCGTCGCCGGCCACGAGCTCGCCGCCGCGATCGACAACCCGGTCGTCCTCCCGGACGGTCGGGTCGAGTCCAACGGCAACTTCCACGGAGCACCGATCGGATACGTGCTCGACTTCCTCGCGATCGCCGTCGCGGACCTCGCCAGCATCAGCGAACGACGTACCGACCGTTTCCTCGACGTCGCCCGCAACCACGGCCTGAACGCGTTCCTGGCCGACGATCCGGGCGTGGACAGCGGCCACATGATCGCGCAGTACACGCAGGCCGCGATCGTCTCCGAGCTGAAGCGCCTCGCCGTACCGGCCAGCGTCGACTCGATCCCGAGCAGCGCGATGCAGGAGGACCACGTCTCGATGGGCTGGTCCGCCGCGCGCAAGCTGCGGAAGTCGGTCGACGGCCTGCAACGGGTTCTGGCGATCGAGATCCTCACGGCCGCGCGGGCGCTCGACCTGCGCGCGCCGCTGACCCCGGCCCCGGCGACAGCCGCGGTCGTGGCCGCGCTCCGTGAGTACGTCGAAGGACCGGGGACGGACCGTCATCTCGCTCCCGAGCTCGAGCACTCCGTCCAACTCGTTGCTAACAGCACCTACCTCACCGCCGCCGAGGCCGTCACCGGCCCGCTCTCCTAG
- a CDS encoding GNAT family N-acetyltransferase produces MVFEIRTARPEDAVGIARVWAATMPQLVKTARAIELQLQHGRSQEALIAVDGPDVVGYASIYLPPADAEAPRVRVTLQVPPEYRKRGIGSALTTAITERVAELGAGRLLVVVSADDDSQAFATKRGFMIGRQMSHSAADLTAAREPVAPPEGLRVATYDELDPRQLYDAEVQVRDDDPSGLSGGPAYEEWVRTSWSNPDNRYDLSAAVLDGDRVLSFVTTTADPDRKMIWSNLTGTIPSARGRGLAKVVKSVALARSRDAGFTVASTGNDAANEPMLAVNRWLGYQETGGAWTAEKEL; encoded by the coding sequence ATGGTGTTCGAGATCCGGACGGCGCGTCCGGAGGATGCGGTGGGGATCGCCCGGGTCTGGGCCGCGACGATGCCACAACTGGTGAAGACGGCACGGGCGATCGAGCTGCAACTGCAGCACGGTCGCAGCCAGGAGGCGCTGATCGCCGTCGACGGACCGGACGTGGTCGGGTACGCGAGTATCTACCTGCCGCCGGCGGATGCCGAGGCGCCGCGGGTGCGGGTCACGCTCCAGGTGCCGCCGGAGTACCGCAAGCGCGGGATCGGGAGTGCTTTGACGACCGCGATCACCGAGCGGGTCGCGGAGCTCGGCGCCGGGCGGTTGCTGGTGGTCGTGAGTGCCGACGACGACTCGCAGGCGTTCGCGACGAAGCGCGGGTTCATGATCGGCCGACAGATGTCACACTCCGCTGCCGACCTGACCGCGGCGCGCGAGCCGGTCGCCCCGCCGGAGGGTCTGCGGGTGGCGACGTACGACGAACTGGATCCGCGGCAGTTGTACGACGCCGAGGTCCAGGTACGCGACGACGACCCGAGCGGGCTGTCGGGCGGACCGGCGTACGAGGAATGGGTGCGTACGTCGTGGTCGAACCCGGACAACCGGTACGACCTGAGTGCCGCCGTACTGGACGGCGACCGGGTGCTGTCGTTCGTGACCACGACGGCGGATCCGGACCGGAAGATGATCTGGTCGAACCTGACCGGGACGATCCCCTCGGCGCGTGGCCGCGGGCTGGCGAAGGTGGTGAAGTCCGTGGCGCTCGCCCGCTCACGGGATGCCGGGTTCACGGTCGCGTCGACCGGGAACGACGCAGCGAACGAGCCGATGCTCGCGGTGAACCGGTGGCTCGGCTACCAGGAGACCGGGGGCGCCTGGACCGCGGAGAAGGAACTATGA